The sequence CCGCCCGAGCTGGCCGCCCTGCGGGAGCAGATTGATGCGAATGACCGCGAGCTGCTGCAGCTGCTGCGGCAGCGGGTCGAGCTGGCCCGGCAGGTGGGCGACGTGAAGCGGGCGCAGGGCCTGCCCATCTACGTGCCCGAGCGCGAAGCGGCCCTGCTGGACGCCCGCCGCGCCGAGGCTCAGGCGCTGGGCCTGAGCCCTGACCTGGCCGAGGACGTGCTGCGCCGCTGCATGCGCGAAAGTTATGTGCAGGAAACCGGCCACAGCGTTGGTGTGCGCCCCGGCCTGCGGGTGGTGGTGGTGGGCGGCGGCGGGCGGCTGGGGCGACGCTTCGTGCAGGCGTTCCGCGAATCCGGCTACGAGGTGGCTGTGCTGGAGCGCGGCGACTGGGACCGCGCCGCCGAACTGGTGCAAGGGGCCGGGTTGGTGCTGGTCAGCGTGCCTATCCATGACACCGCAGCCGTAATGGCGCAGCTTCCCCCGCTGCCGCCCGGCTGCTTGCTGGCCGACCTCACTTCGGTCAAGGCGGCCCCCATGCAGGCGATGCTGGCCGCGCACAGCGGGCCGGTGCTGGGGCTGCATCCCATGTTCGGCCCGGACGTGCTCACCTTTGCCAAAGAAGTCACCGTGTTCTGCCGGGGACGCGGTGAGCCGGGCGAAGTGGACTGGCTGCTGGAACAGCTGCGGCTGTGGGGCCTGCGCCTGCACGCTGCCCAGCCTGAGGAGCACGACCGCCACATGGGGCTGATTCAGGCCATGCGCCACGCCACCGCCTATGCCTACGGGCTGAACCTCAGCCGCGAGCGTCCGCAGCTGGATGAGCTGCTGGCGCTGTCCAGCCCCATCTACCGCCTGGAGCTGATGATGGTGGGCCGCCTGTTCGCGCAGGACCCCGAGCTGTATTACGACATCATCCAGTCGCAGCGCCAGCACCTGGAACTGATTCGGGACTACCACGCCACCCTGGCCGATGTCATCGGGCTGCTGGAGCGGGACGACCGCGACGCTTTCACGCAGCGTTTCTGCGAAGTGCGCGAGTTCTTCGGGCCGCTGGGGGAGCAGTTCCTGAACGAGAGCCGGGTGATGCTGGCCCAGAGCAAGGACCGGGCCGGCTAAGCGGGGCCGCGGACATTACACTGAGCCATGTCCGACCAGCCTGGCCGCCCTGACCCGACTTCCGAATCCCTGGCCGCCGCTTTGGCCCCGCACCGTGAGCGGATAGACGCCATCGACGCGCAGCTGCTGGACCTGCTCAGCCAGCGGGCCGCCGAGGCGCGGGCCATCGGGACGCTCAAGGGTACGGCCGCCGTGTACCGCCCCGAGCGCGAGGCGCAGGTGCTGGCCCGCATCGCCGCGCTGAATGCCGGACCGCTGCACGAAAATGCCGTGCGCCGCATCTTCCGCGAAATCATGAGCGAGTGCCTGGCGCTCGAACGCCCGCTGACCGTGACCTACCTGGGGCCGCAGGGCACCTTTACCGAGCAGGCCGCCCGCCGCCATTTCGGGGGGGCGGCGCAGCTGGCCTCCTGCGCCACCATCGATGAGGCGCTGCGGGAGGTGGAAGCTCGCCAGGCCGACTACGCGGTGGTGCCGGTGGAAAACAGCAGTGAGGGAGCCGTGAACCGCACCCTGGACCTGCTGCCCGCCACGCCGCTGCGGGCCTGCGGCGAGGTCACGCTGCGTATCCACCACTGCCTGATGTCGCCCGGCGAGGACGCCGCCGCCGTCGCCCGCATCTACGCGCATCCGCAGGCGCTGGCGCAGTGCCACGAGTACCTGACCCGCCACCTGCCGGCCGCCGAGCGCCTGCCGGTCAGTTCCAACGCCGAGGCGGCCCGGCTGGCGGCGCAGTCGGGGCAGGCACATGTGGCTGCGCTGGGGCCGGGCGCGGCGGCCGGTCTGTACGGCCTGAACGTGCTGGAACAGAACATAGAGGACGACCCCAGCAACACCACCCGCTTTCTGGTGCTGGGCCACGCCAGCCCCGGCCCCAGCGGGCAGGACCGCACCACCCTGGTGGTGGCCGCGCCGCAGGCCGAACACGCCGGAGCCATGCACCGGCTGCTGGAGCCGTTCAGCCGCCTGGGCATCTCCATGACCCGGCTGGAAAGCCGCCCGGTGCGTGGGGGGCTATGGCAGTACGTGTTCTTTATCGATATCGAAGGTCATGCCCAGGACCGCGACGTGGCGCAGGCCCTGGCAGAGATGCGGGAGCGGGCCACGTTCCTCAAGGTGGTGGGCAGCTTCCCGCGTGCAGTGAGCTGAAGCTGGAGAGGTCAGCAGGGCGGGAGGGAGAGGCCACTACCTCTCCCTCCCGCTGCTCCAGGTGCAGTTCAGCCCAGCAGGCCCAGCAGGTTGGCCAGGAACAGCAGGGTAAAGCCGACCAAAAAGGCCAGACCGGCGTAGGCCAGCGCCCGGAGTGTGCCCGACAGGTGCCGCTCGCCGCTTACCAGGCTGAGATTC is a genomic window of Deinococcus proteolyticus MRP containing:
- the tyrA gene encoding bifunctional chorismate mutase/prephenate dehydrogenase: MTPPELAALREQIDANDRELLQLLRQRVELARQVGDVKRAQGLPIYVPEREAALLDARRAEAQALGLSPDLAEDVLRRCMRESYVQETGHSVGVRPGLRVVVVGGGGRLGRRFVQAFRESGYEVAVLERGDWDRAAELVQGAGLVLVSVPIHDTAAVMAQLPPLPPGCLLADLTSVKAAPMQAMLAAHSGPVLGLHPMFGPDVLTFAKEVTVFCRGRGEPGEVDWLLEQLRLWGLRLHAAQPEEHDRHMGLIQAMRHATAYAYGLNLSRERPQLDELLALSSPIYRLELMMVGRLFAQDPELYYDIIQSQRQHLELIRDYHATLADVIGLLERDDRDAFTQRFCEVREFFGPLGEQFLNESRVMLAQSKDRAG
- the pheA gene encoding prephenate dehydratase; translation: MSDQPGRPDPTSESLAAALAPHRERIDAIDAQLLDLLSQRAAEARAIGTLKGTAAVYRPEREAQVLARIAALNAGPLHENAVRRIFREIMSECLALERPLTVTYLGPQGTFTEQAARRHFGGAAQLASCATIDEALREVEARQADYAVVPVENSSEGAVNRTLDLLPATPLRACGEVTLRIHHCLMSPGEDAAAVARIYAHPQALAQCHEYLTRHLPAAERLPVSSNAEAARLAAQSGQAHVAALGPGAAAGLYGLNVLEQNIEDDPSNTTRFLVLGHASPGPSGQDRTTLVVAAPQAEHAGAMHRLLEPFSRLGISMTRLESRPVRGGLWQYVFFIDIEGHAQDRDVAQALAEMRERATFLKVVGSFPRAVS